A section of the Gloeobacter violaceus PCC 7421 genome encodes:
- a CDS encoding polyphosphate kinase 2 family protein, giving the protein MSLQSFVAPFIVPPGKKISLAKDYDPDYHADYLTKEDAQEQLREGIERLAKFQDMLYAQNTYALLIVLQAMDAAGKDGVIKHVMSGLNPQGCQVFSFKAPSSEELDHDYLWRSFKALPERGRIGIFNRSYYEETLVVRVHPELLQAQQLPAAMKDKRIWKRRFEEINTFEKYLVHNGIVVLKFFLYVSKDEQKKRFLERIDRPEKNWKFSLADANERKYWDDYMQAYEDLFNHTSTEWAPWHIIPADRKWFTRLAVAGTIYSKLAELDLHYPSVSEARKLELAKVREVLENEV; this is encoded by the coding sequence ATGAGCCTGCAATCGTTTGTTGCCCCATTTATCGTGCCCCCGGGCAAAAAGATTTCCCTCGCCAAAGATTACGACCCCGACTACCACGCCGACTACCTGACCAAAGAAGACGCCCAGGAGCAACTGCGCGAGGGCATCGAACGGCTGGCCAAATTTCAGGACATGCTCTACGCCCAGAACACCTACGCGCTGCTCATCGTGTTGCAGGCGATGGACGCCGCCGGCAAAGACGGCGTCATCAAGCACGTCATGTCCGGTCTCAATCCCCAGGGCTGCCAGGTGTTCAGCTTCAAAGCGCCCTCCTCTGAGGAACTGGATCACGACTATCTGTGGCGCTCGTTCAAGGCCCTGCCGGAGCGGGGGCGCATCGGCATATTTAACCGTTCCTACTACGAAGAGACATTGGTGGTGCGGGTCCACCCCGAGCTGTTGCAGGCCCAGCAGTTGCCCGCCGCCATGAAGGACAAGCGCATCTGGAAGCGCCGCTTCGAAGAGATCAACACCTTCGAGAAATACCTGGTCCACAACGGCATCGTCGTGCTGAAGTTCTTCTTGTACGTCTCCAAAGACGAACAGAAAAAACGCTTTCTAGAGCGCATCGACCGCCCCGAAAAAAACTGGAAATTCTCCCTGGCCGACGCCAACGAGCGCAAGTACTGGGACGACTACATGCAAGCCTACGAAGACCTCTTCAACCACACCAGCACCGAGTGGGCGCCCTGGCACATCATTCCGGCCGATCGCAAATGGTTTACGCGCCTGGCGGTGGCGGGCACCATCTATTCAAAGCTGGCCGAACTGGATTTGCACTACCCGAGTGTGAGCGAAGCGCGCAAGCTCGAACTGGCGAAAGTGCGCGAAGTGCTCGAAAACGAGGTCTGA
- a CDS encoding SDR family NAD(P)-dependent oxidoreductase, with translation MGVKRVAVVTGASAGIGAATARVLAGEGFSVYGGARRVERLEALAREAGCIPLALDVTDPASVDAFAAHLPDRVHVLVNNAGGALGLDRIVEMDEQRWLAMYQTNVLGLVRVSKALFGRLEASGSAHVVNIGSIAGLETYVGGGGYTAVKHAVRAINDTMRLEWVGKPIRVSEIDPGLVETEFSLVRFAGDAERAGAVYVGMQPLTAADIAEAVRWVVSLPPHVNIDQIVIKPLAQARAALVHRQS, from the coding sequence ATGGGGGTCAAACGGGTGGCGGTGGTGACGGGGGCGTCGGCGGGCATCGGTGCAGCGACCGCCCGGGTGTTGGCGGGCGAGGGTTTTTCGGTCTACGGCGGTGCCCGGCGCGTCGAGCGGCTGGAAGCTTTGGCGCGGGAGGCGGGCTGTATTCCCCTGGCCCTCGATGTCACCGACCCGGCGAGTGTCGATGCCTTCGCCGCCCACCTGCCCGATCGGGTGCATGTGCTGGTCAACAACGCCGGGGGGGCGCTGGGGCTCGACCGCATCGTCGAGATGGACGAGCAGCGGTGGCTTGCGATGTACCAGACAAATGTGCTCGGGCTGGTGCGGGTGAGCAAAGCGCTTTTCGGCCGCCTTGAAGCCTCCGGTTCCGCCCATGTGGTCAATATCGGCAGCATCGCGGGCCTGGAAACTTACGTGGGAGGCGGCGGTTACACCGCCGTCAAGCACGCCGTGCGCGCCATCAACGACACGATGCGCCTGGAGTGGGTGGGTAAACCGATTCGGGTGAGCGAGATCGATCCGGGGCTGGTGGAGACCGAATTTAGCCTGGTGCGCTTCGCGGGGGACGCCGAGCGGGCCGGGGCGGTTTACGTCGGCATGCAGCCCTTGACGGCGGCGGATATCGCCGAGGCGGTGCGCTGGGTGGTGAGCCTGCCGCCCCACGTCAATATCGATCAGATCGTCATCAAACCGCTCGCCCAGGCGCGCGCCGCGCTCGTCCACCGGCAAAGCTGA